In Agrobacterium tumefaciens, a single genomic region encodes these proteins:
- a CDS encoding phosphoribosylaminoimidazolesuccinocarboxamide synthase, which translates to MRILDEAVIPELPNYYRGKVRENYDLPDGNRIIISTDRLSAFDRILTCIPYKGQVLTQTARYWFEQTKDICPNHVVSYPDPNVVIGKRLDILPVEVVVRGYLAGTTGTSILTLYKKGERQMYGMSLPDGMKDNQILPEPVITPTSKAFDGGHDEPLTPSEIVEKKLLTQEQWDTLSRYALALFKRGQEIAAKQGLILVDTKYEFGTDENGTIILADEIHTPDSSRYWMADSYEESFRNGTRPASFDKDFVRAWVAERCDPYKDDVPEIPGDLVLQTSKVYIDAYERITGQRFVPDDSGETPFARVRRNLEPFFPGV; encoded by the coding sequence GTGCGCATTCTTGATGAAGCCGTCATTCCCGAGCTGCCGAATTATTACCGCGGCAAGGTCCGGGAAAACTACGATCTGCCCGACGGCAACCGCATCATCATATCCACCGATCGCCTGAGCGCCTTCGACCGTATCCTTACATGCATTCCTTATAAGGGACAGGTACTCACCCAGACGGCACGCTATTGGTTCGAACAGACCAAGGATATCTGCCCCAACCATGTGGTCAGCTATCCCGACCCGAATGTCGTCATCGGCAAGAGGCTCGATATATTGCCGGTCGAAGTGGTGGTCCGCGGTTATCTGGCCGGCACCACCGGCACCTCGATCCTCACGCTCTATAAGAAGGGCGAGCGTCAGATGTACGGCATGAGCCTGCCGGATGGGATGAAGGACAACCAGATTCTGCCCGAGCCGGTGATCACACCGACAAGCAAGGCATTCGACGGCGGTCATGACGAACCGCTGACGCCCTCCGAGATCGTGGAGAAGAAACTCCTGACGCAGGAACAGTGGGACACACTGTCCCGTTATGCGCTGGCGCTGTTCAAGCGCGGACAGGAGATCGCCGCAAAGCAGGGCCTTATCCTCGTTGACACGAAGTATGAATTCGGGACGGATGAAAACGGCACGATCATTCTGGCCGACGAAATCCATACGCCTGATAGCAGCCGCTACTGGATGGCTGATAGTTATGAGGAAAGTTTCCGCAACGGAACGCGGCCGGCGAGCTTCGACAAGGATTTCGTAAGAGCCTGGGTTGCGGAGCGCTGCGATCCCTACAAGGACGATGTTCCCGAAATTCCTGGGGATCTCGTCCTGCAGACTTCCAAGGTCTATATTGACGCTTATGAACGTATCACCGGACAGCGCTTCGTTCCCGACGATAGCGGCGAGACGCCGTTTGCAAGAGTACGCCGGAATCTGGAGCCGTTCTTCCCCGGAGTCTGA
- the ameR gene encoding TetR family transcriptional regulator AmeR, translated as MSKTIEQARKGDRKSDLPVRRRPRRSAEETRRDILAKAEELFRERGFNAVAIADIAAALSMSPANVFKNFSSKNALVDAIGFEQIGVFERQICPLDKSHAPLDRLRHLARNLMEQHHQDLNKNPYVFEMILMTAKQDMKCGDYYKSVIVKLLAEIIRDGVEAGFYTATDIPVLAETVLHALTSVIHPVLIAREDIGNLATRCDQLVDLVDAGLRNPLAK; from the coding sequence GTGAGCAAAACGATTGAGCAGGCGAGAAAGGGCGACAGGAAAAGTGACCTTCCTGTGCGACGCCGGCCTCGCCGTTCCGCCGAGGAAACCCGGCGGGACATTCTTGCCAAAGCCGAAGAGCTTTTCCGCGAGCGTGGTTTCAATGCGGTGGCGATTGCCGATATCGCCGCGGCACTGAGCATGTCTCCCGCCAATGTCTTCAAAAATTTCAGCTCCAAGAATGCGCTCGTCGATGCCATCGGCTTCGAACAGATCGGCGTTTTTGAACGGCAGATCTGTCCGCTCGACAAAAGCCATGCGCCGCTTGACAGGCTGCGTCATCTCGCTCGCAACCTGATGGAACAGCACCATCAGGATCTCAATAAAAATCCCTATGTCTTCGAGATGATCCTGATGACCGCCAAGCAGGACATGAAATGCGGAGACTATTATAAATCCGTCATCGTGAAATTGCTGGCGGAAATCATTCGGGACGGCGTCGAGGCGGGATTCTATACCGCCACCGATATTCCCGTGCTGGCGGAAACCGTGCTCCACGCCCTGACGAGCGTCATCCATCCCGTCCTCATCGCACGCGAAGATATCGGCAATTTGGCAACACGTTGCGATCAACTCGTCGATTTAGTCGATGCGGGATTACGCAATCCGCTTGCTAAGTGA
- a CDS encoding efflux RND transporter periplasmic adaptor subunit yields MSRRILTLFASLCVTAALAGCSDGGESSKTAGQGAERPPSPVSIIVMKNSEYPLTTLLPGRASAFQTAEIRPRVTGIIREIPFKEGSEVKQGDVLYQIEDNTYLAEVAQAKASVAKAEASVPSAQANLARYERLVNSGATQIEYENAKVTLLQAEADVAQTKAALETAEINLDLTKVRAPFDGITSATAFSIGNVVTANQTTALTTLRRIDPIYIDLMESSINLLRLKKAISSGQLGGDTKETGIHLTLEDGTEYKHDGKIDMSDMAVSETTGTFSIRALFDNPDDLLLPGTYVRATLTIGKEKGFRIPQRAASRNANGELTAKFVSAENKVETRTFPSSQQSGNAWLVTENVKDGDKLIVDGFQWIAEGATVAPVEVTIDDRGIVVLPQQAPPAAAPTK; encoded by the coding sequence ATGAGCCGACGTATTTTAACCCTATTTGCTTCTCTGTGTGTGACCGCAGCTCTGGCGGGATGCAGCGATGGCGGCGAAAGCAGCAAGACCGCCGGCCAGGGTGCCGAGCGTCCGCCGTCTCCGGTCAGCATCATCGTTATGAAGAACAGCGAATATCCCCTGACCACGCTTCTTCCTGGCCGCGCCAGCGCGTTCCAGACGGCGGAAATCCGCCCGCGGGTGACCGGCATCATCCGCGAAATTCCCTTCAAGGAAGGCAGCGAAGTCAAGCAGGGCGACGTTCTCTACCAGATCGAGGACAACACCTATCTGGCGGAAGTGGCACAGGCCAAGGCAAGCGTCGCGAAGGCGGAAGCCAGCGTTCCGAGCGCCCAGGCGAACCTTGCCCGCTACGAGCGGCTGGTCAACAGCGGCGCGACGCAGATCGAATATGAAAACGCCAAGGTGACGCTGCTTCAGGCCGAAGCTGATGTGGCCCAGACCAAGGCGGCGCTGGAAACGGCGGAAATCAACCTCGATCTCACCAAGGTCCGCGCGCCTTTCGACGGCATTACCAGCGCAACCGCTTTCAGCATCGGCAACGTGGTGACGGCGAACCAGACCACGGCCTTGACGACGCTGCGCCGCATCGATCCGATCTATATCGACCTGATGGAATCCAGCATCAATCTTCTGCGTCTGAAGAAGGCGATCTCCTCCGGTCAGCTCGGTGGCGACACGAAGGAAACCGGCATTCACCTGACGCTGGAAGACGGAACCGAATACAAGCACGACGGCAAGATCGACATGTCAGACATGGCGGTGAGCGAAACCACCGGCACCTTCTCCATCCGCGCCCTCTTCGACAATCCGGACGATCTTCTGCTTCCCGGCACCTATGTCCGCGCCACGCTGACCATCGGCAAGGAAAAGGGCTTCCGCATTCCGCAGCGCGCGGCAAGCCGGAACGCCAATGGCGAGCTGACCGCAAAGTTCGTCTCGGCGGAAAACAAGGTGGAAACCCGCACCTTCCCATCCAGCCAGCAGTCAGGAAACGCCTGGCTGGTGACGGAAAACGTCAAGGATGGCGACAAGCTCATCGTCGACGGCTTCCAGTGGATTGCCGAAGGTGCGACGGTCGCACCGGTTGAAGTGACCATCGATGATCGCGGTATCGTCGTTCTGCCGCAGCAAGCTCCGCCTGCCGCCGCCCCCACGAAATAA
- a CDS encoding efflux RND transporter permease subunit yields MAHFFIRRPVFAWVIAIVIMLGGALAIATLSISQYPDIAPTTVRVSATYNGASAETVEKSVTTIIEDGMTGLDDLTYMTSSSSTGSAEVTLTFGNSILPDIAQVQVQNKLQLVQSQLPDTVQQRGIQVSRSTSSILMVGALISTDGKRNSADLGDVFSSRVEDQIKRLEGVGSINVFGSEYAMRIWLDPFKLNKYQLTTADVTGAIESQNTQVSVGSLGAVPAVKGQQLNVTVTAQSQLTTVADFESVILKVEKDGATVRLSDVARIEIGQETYGGDSRSNGRPSAGFAVNLATGANALDTAARVKAALTNVEGSLPEGVSIEYPYDTTPFVKLSIEKVVHTLIEAIILVFVVLLVFLQNLRATFIPMIAVPVVLLGTFGILALTGYSINTLTMFAMVLAIGLLVDDAIVVVENVERIMSEEGLSPVEATEKSMGEITGAIIGIALVLTAVFIPMAFFGGSTGIIYRQFSITIVSAMLLSAVVAIVLTPALCATMLKPIDHNKKQRGPGAWFNRGFGKTTNGYVSSIGYLLKRPMRVTILFLIVVGGCAWFFSKLPSSFLPQEDQGVLLTIIQTPTGSNIERTNEVVKQVESYFREKEAANVESVFGVLGFSFSGSGQNNAIVFTKLKDFAERTAPDQHAGAIVQRAMGTFFGFRDAQVFPLLPPAIQGMGTSSGFSMYLVDSGRNGTDALTASSKELIALATGNPKISSLRSDSQDNETQMKIVLDQEKMGAMGVDLSSVNLMLSTIFAGRDVNDFTLNGELKPVYVQGDAPYRMQPDDLKYWYARNTTGEMVPFSSFSEVKWINAPPSLARFNGTGAISLEGTAGAGVASGEAMDEMERLTASMPGGYTVAWQGISYQERLSGSQAPMLYALSVLIVFLCLAALYESWSIPFSVILAVPVGVLGALTAAHFFGQTNDVYFKVGLLTTIGLAAKNAILIVEFAKERQEHGLGLVEAALEAAKLRLRPIIMTSLAFILGVVPLAIATGAGSAAQNAIGIGVLGGMLSATLLGIFFVPSFFVIIRRLSRR; encoded by the coding sequence ATGGCCCATTTCTTCATCCGGCGCCCCGTTTTTGCATGGGTTATCGCCATCGTCATCATGCTAGGCGGCGCATTGGCAATCGCGACGCTCTCCATCTCGCAATATCCCGATATTGCGCCGACGACGGTGCGTGTCAGCGCAACCTATAACGGCGCGAGCGCGGAGACCGTCGAAAAATCGGTGACAACCATCATCGAGGACGGCATGACCGGTCTCGACGACCTCACCTATATGACCTCGTCATCCTCTACGGGCAGCGCCGAAGTGACGCTGACCTTCGGCAACAGCATTCTGCCTGACATCGCGCAGGTCCAGGTTCAGAACAAGCTGCAGCTCGTCCAGTCGCAATTGCCCGACACCGTGCAGCAGCGCGGTATCCAGGTCAGCCGCTCCACATCGAGCATTCTGATGGTGGGCGCGTTGATCTCCACCGACGGCAAACGCAATTCGGCCGACCTTGGCGACGTGTTCTCTTCGCGTGTCGAAGACCAGATCAAGCGCCTCGAAGGCGTGGGCAGCATCAATGTCTTCGGTTCCGAATATGCGATGCGCATCTGGCTGGATCCATTCAAGCTCAATAAATACCAGCTGACCACGGCCGACGTTACCGGCGCCATCGAAAGCCAGAATACCCAGGTTTCGGTCGGCTCGCTCGGCGCAGTACCGGCCGTCAAGGGCCAGCAGCTGAACGTGACGGTGACGGCGCAGAGCCAGCTCACCACCGTCGCCGATTTCGAATCGGTCATCCTGAAAGTCGAAAAGGACGGCGCAACCGTCCGTCTCAGCGACGTCGCCCGCATCGAGATCGGCCAGGAAACCTATGGCGGCGATTCGCGTTCCAACGGCCGCCCTTCGGCCGGTTTCGCGGTCAACCTCGCCACGGGTGCAAACGCGCTCGACACGGCGGCACGCGTGAAAGCCGCCCTGACCAATGTCGAGGGCTCGCTGCCTGAGGGCGTTTCGATCGAATATCCCTATGACACGACGCCCTTCGTAAAGCTGTCGATCGAGAAAGTGGTGCATACGCTGATCGAGGCGATCATCCTCGTCTTCGTCGTGCTTCTGGTGTTCCTGCAAAACCTCAGGGCCACATTCATTCCGATGATCGCCGTGCCGGTCGTGCTTCTCGGCACCTTCGGCATCCTGGCGCTTACGGGCTATTCCATCAATACACTCACCATGTTCGCCATGGTTCTGGCCATCGGCCTTCTCGTCGACGATGCCATTGTCGTTGTCGAAAACGTCGAGCGTATCATGTCGGAAGAAGGCCTTTCACCGGTTGAAGCCACCGAGAAGTCGATGGGCGAGATCACCGGTGCAATCATCGGTATCGCGCTTGTCCTGACCGCCGTGTTCATCCCGATGGCCTTCTTCGGTGGATCGACCGGCATCATCTATCGCCAGTTCTCGATCACCATCGTTTCGGCCATGCTGCTTTCAGCAGTGGTCGCCATCGTTCTGACGCCGGCGCTTTGCGCTACGATGCTGAAGCCGATCGACCATAACAAAAAGCAGCGTGGTCCGGGTGCGTGGTTCAACCGCGGTTTCGGCAAGACGACGAACGGCTATGTTTCCTCCATCGGTTACCTGTTGAAGCGGCCCATGCGTGTCACGATCCTGTTCCTGATCGTCGTCGGCGGCTGCGCCTGGTTCTTTTCAAAACTGCCAAGCTCGTTCCTGCCGCAGGAAGACCAGGGCGTGCTGCTGACGATCATTCAGACACCGACCGGTTCGAACATCGAGCGCACCAACGAGGTGGTCAAGCAGGTCGAAAGCTACTTCCGCGAAAAAGAAGCTGCCAATGTCGAATCGGTTTTCGGCGTGCTGGGCTTCAGCTTCAGCGGTTCGGGCCAGAACAACGCCATCGTCTTCACCAAGCTCAAGGATTTCGCCGAACGAACCGCACCCGATCAACACGCCGGCGCCATCGTGCAGCGTGCCATGGGCACCTTCTTCGGTTTCCGTGATGCGCAGGTGTTCCCGCTTTTGCCGCCGGCAATTCAGGGCATGGGCACATCGAGCGGTTTCTCGATGTATCTCGTGGATAGCGGCCGCAATGGCACCGATGCTTTGACCGCCTCATCGAAGGAACTGATAGCGCTTGCGACGGGCAATCCTAAGATCAGCTCGCTCAGAAGCGACAGTCAGGACAATGAAACCCAGATGAAGATCGTTCTCGATCAGGAAAAGATGGGAGCCATGGGGGTCGATCTGTCCTCCGTGAACCTCATGCTGTCGACGATCTTTGCTGGCCGTGATGTCAATGACTTCACCCTGAACGGTGAACTCAAGCCTGTCTATGTGCAGGGTGATGCGCCCTATCGCATGCAGCCGGACGACCTGAAATATTGGTATGCCCGCAATACCACTGGCGAGATGGTGCCATTCTCCTCCTTCAGCGAGGTGAAGTGGATCAACGCGCCGCCGTCTCTTGCCCGCTTCAACGGTACAGGCGCGATCTCGCTTGAAGGCACCGCCGGCGCAGGCGTGGCCTCCGGTGAAGCCATGGACGAGATGGAACGCCTGACGGCAAGCATGCCTGGCGGTTACACCGTGGCATGGCAGGGCATTTCCTATCAGGAACGCCTTTCCGGCTCACAGGCGCCGATGCTTTACGCGCTGTCGGTTCTGATCGTGTTCCTTTGCCTTGCTGCCCTTTATGAAAGCTGGTCGATCCCGTTCTCGGTCATCCTGGCCGTGCCGGTCGGGGTCCTCGGTGCCTTGACGGCGGCCCATTTCTTCGGCCAGACGAACGACGTCTACTTCAAGGTGGGCCTGTTGACGACCATTGGCCTTGCCGCGAAAAACGCGATCCTGATCGTTGAGTTCGCCAAGGAGAGGCAGGAGCACGGGTTAGGTCTGGTGGAAGCGGCGCTGGAGGCGGCGAAGCTGCGCCTGCGTCCGATTATCATGACATCGCTCGCCTTCATCCTCGGCGTCGTGCCTCTCGCAATCGCAACCGGAGCGGGTTCCGCCGCGCAAAACGCAATCGGAATCGGGGTGCTGGGTGGTATGCTTTCTGCAACACTGCTCGGAATTTTCTTCGTTCCGTCCTTTTTCGTCATCATTCGTCGCCTTTCAAGGCGTTAA
- a CDS encoding efflux transporter outer membrane subunit: MLSIRATLPLTMLLLSGCVVGPDHKTPEIQLPGKFAEAGKTSNGDISTVAWWTAFNDSRLNGYVSTGLSQNLTVMQAIERINQAEAQVISAGAGGLPSLTAQGQHTTSQTKGSYRDVPVTNASSGSLSVSWLLDLFGRYRRATESANASLDAAYSTVDVQRLTLISSVAAAYIDVRYYQERLAIARQNLSSRRETLDLTKLQLEAGAASRLDVVQSEGLVNSTLSELPGLETNFRKAAHRIATLLGMPASSLIDELQKGARQPVARSIPRTGIPADLIRNRPDIRVAERELAAAVAKIGVAESQLYPSIELGGAITPSYNFVSGGSRGSANGWSFGPSLVLPILDGGSIRANIDLANSQAREEYLVWKQTVLTAVEEVENALAAVNRDQRTADALRRTVASYQEALQLSTASYRDGASSLLDVLDAQRQVSTAQANLAQAVQQTAQDYVSLNVALGGGYAVGQTAAPKKPAGPTVAAAKGM, from the coding sequence ATGCTGTCTATTCGCGCTACCCTTCCCCTGACAATGCTGCTGCTTTCAGGCTGCGTTGTCGGACCCGACCACAAGACGCCGGAAATTCAATTGCCGGGAAAGTTTGCGGAAGCCGGAAAAACCAGTAATGGCGACATTAGCACCGTTGCTTGGTGGACAGCCTTCAACGACAGCCGCCTGAACGGTTATGTTTCCACCGGCCTCAGCCAGAACCTGACGGTGATGCAGGCCATCGAACGCATCAACCAGGCGGAAGCCCAGGTGATCTCGGCCGGTGCGGGCGGTCTGCCCAGCCTGACGGCGCAGGGACAGCATACGACCAGCCAGACCAAGGGCAGCTATCGTGACGTCCCCGTCACCAATGCATCTTCCGGCAGCCTCAGCGTTTCCTGGCTGCTCGACCTCTTCGGCCGTTACCGCCGCGCCACGGAAAGCGCCAATGCATCGCTTGATGCCGCTTACTCCACCGTTGACGTTCAGCGCCTGACGCTGATTTCCTCGGTCGCCGCCGCCTATATCGACGTGCGCTATTATCAGGAACGTCTGGCGATTGCCCGACAGAACCTTTCTTCCCGTCGCGAAACGCTTGACCTGACCAAGCTGCAGCTTGAAGCAGGTGCGGCCTCGCGTCTCGATGTTGTTCAGTCCGAAGGTCTGGTCAATTCGACGCTATCCGAACTACCGGGCCTTGAAACCAACTTCCGCAAGGCGGCGCATCGCATCGCCACGCTGCTTGGTATGCCGGCTTCGTCGCTCATTGACGAACTGCAGAAGGGCGCACGCCAGCCTGTTGCCCGTAGCATTCCGCGCACCGGCATTCCGGCCGACCTCATTCGCAACCGTCCGGACATCCGTGTTGCCGAGCGTGAACTTGCGGCAGCAGTGGCAAAGATCGGCGTTGCTGAATCCCAGCTTTATCCGAGCATCGAACTCGGTGGCGCCATCACGCCAAGCTACAACTTCGTCAGCGGCGGCAGCAGGGGCTCGGCAAACGGCTGGTCCTTCGGCCCCAGCCTTGTTCTTCCGATCCTGGATGGCGGCAGCATCCGCGCCAATATCGATCTGGCCAATTCGCAGGCGCGTGAAGAATACCTTGTCTGGAAGCAGACGGTTCTGACTGCCGTGGAAGAAGTCGAAAACGCTCTGGCCGCCGTTAACCGCGACCAGCGTACGGCCGATGCGCTGCGCAGGACGGTGGCTTCCTACCAGGAAGCGCTGCAGCTCTCGACCGCCAGCTACCGCGACGGCGCGTCTTCGCTGCTCGACGTTCTCGATGCGCAGCGTCAGGTTTCCACGGCACAGGCAAATCTTGCCCAGGCCGTGCAGCAGACGGCGCAGGACTATGTGTCGCTGAACGTGGCGCTCGGCGGCGGTTATGCCGTTGGCCAGACCGCCGCGCCGAAGAAGCCGGCAGGCCCTACCGTTGCCGCCGCCAAGGGCATGTAA
- the efp gene encoding elongation factor P has product MVKVIASSVRKGNVLDVDGKLYVVLTAQNFHPGKGTPVTQVDMRRIVDGTKVSERWRTTEQVERAFVEDLNFQFLYEDGEGFHFMNPENYDQVVVDVDTMGDQKAYLQEGMTCVLSIHEGNPLAVELPRHVTLEIVETEPVVKGQTASSSYKPAILSNGIRTMVPPHIDAGIRVVIATEDNSYVERAKN; this is encoded by the coding sequence ATGGTCAAGGTTATCGCCTCATCCGTCCGCAAGGGCAATGTTCTCGACGTGGACGGCAAGCTTTACGTCGTTCTTACCGCGCAGAACTTCCACCCCGGCAAGGGCACGCCGGTCACGCAGGTGGATATGCGCCGCATCGTTGACGGCACGAAGGTATCCGAGCGCTGGCGCACCACCGAGCAGGTCGAGCGGGCATTCGTTGAAGACCTGAACTTCCAGTTTCTTTATGAAGACGGCGAAGGCTTCCACTTCATGAACCCGGAAAATTACGACCAGGTGGTTGTCGATGTCGATACGATGGGCGATCAGAAGGCCTATCTTCAGGAAGGCATGACCTGCGTTCTTTCCATCCACGAAGGCAACCCGCTGGCGGTCGAACTGCCGCGCCACGTCACGCTGGAAATCGTGGAGACCGAACCGGTTGTGAAAGGCCAGACGGCGTCTTCTTCCTACAAGCCGGCAATTCTCTCCAACGGCATCCGCACCATGGTGCCGCCGCATATCGATGCCGGTATCCGCGTGGTCATCGCCACGGAAGACAATTCCTACGTCGAGCGCGCCAAGAACTGA
- the epmA gene encoding EF-P lysine aminoacylase EpmA: protein MRASNETMSPWWTPDVHADRRAFLLGRNAIQSAFRGYFARADFLEVDTATLQVSPGNEAHLHAFATEGLTPGGEAVPLYLHTSPEFACKKLLAAGEKRISCFAHVYRNRERGPLHHPEFTMLEWYRVGETYESLMKDSAHLLALAAETTRTKHFTYRGRSVDPFLEPERLSVAEAFERYAGIDLLATISRNGETDERHLAASLTNAGIRVADDDTWADMFSRVIVERVEPELGFGRATILDEYPTSEAALARKSPGDARVAERFELYACGVELANAFGELTDAAEQRRRFEMEMAEKQRVYGETYPLDEDFLAALAIMPPASGIALGFDRLVMLATGAPRIDLVMWAPVAEYGR from the coding sequence ATGCGCGCAAGCAACGAGACAATGTCGCCATGGTGGACACCGGATGTCCACGCCGACCGCCGCGCTTTTCTCCTTGGCCGCAACGCGATCCAGTCAGCATTTCGCGGCTATTTCGCCCGTGCCGATTTTCTCGAAGTCGACACCGCCACCCTGCAGGTTTCCCCCGGCAATGAAGCGCATCTGCACGCCTTTGCCACCGAGGGCCTGACGCCGGGCGGCGAGGCCGTGCCGCTTTATCTCCACACCTCGCCGGAATTTGCCTGCAAGAAACTGCTCGCCGCTGGTGAAAAACGTATTTCCTGTTTCGCCCATGTCTATCGGAACCGGGAAAGGGGCCCGCTGCACCACCCTGAATTTACCATGCTGGAATGGTATAGGGTCGGCGAAACCTATGAGAGCCTGATGAAGGACAGCGCCCATCTTCTGGCGCTGGCGGCCGAAACCACCAGGACAAAACATTTCACCTATCGCGGCCGCAGCGTCGATCCCTTCCTCGAACCGGAACGTCTGAGCGTTGCCGAGGCCTTCGAGCGTTATGCCGGAATTGATCTGCTGGCAACCATCAGCCGCAATGGTGAAACGGATGAGCGCCACCTGGCCGCGAGCCTCACCAATGCCGGCATCCGCGTGGCCGATGACGATACCTGGGCAGATATGTTCAGCCGCGTCATCGTCGAGCGCGTGGAGCCCGAACTCGGTTTCGGCCGCGCCACCATTCTTGATGAATATCCCACCAGCGAAGCGGCCCTTGCCCGTAAGTCTCCTGGGGATGCGCGGGTGGCGGAACGGTTCGAGCTTTATGCCTGCGGCGTGGAACTTGCCAATGCCTTCGGCGAATTGACCGATGCTGCCGAGCAACGGCGGCGTTTCGAGATGGAGATGGCCGAGAAACAGAGGGTCTATGGCGAAACCTATCCGCTGGATGAGGATTTCCTGGCGGCACTTGCAATCATGCCGCCGGCAAGCGGCATAGCACTCGGTTTCGACCGGCTGGTAATGCTGGCAACCGGTGCGCCCCGTATCGATCTCGTCATGTGGGCGCCCGTCGCGGAATATGGACGATGA
- a CDS encoding lysine-2,3-aminomutase-like protein: MTRLETIKTPEALLEAGLIEAEALEGLRAVTQRYALAITPTVAGLMDSRDPQDPIARQFVPDLAELVHLPEERDDPIGDDAHSPVHGIVHRYPDRVLLKAVHVCPVYCRFCFRREMVGPQGNGMMSPEELDAAFAYIKANPAIWEVILTGGDPLVLSPRRLSDLMKRLRDIPHVKIVRFHTRVPVVDPDRIDAPLIEALKASGKTTYVALHANHARELGDAARGACARLIDAGIAMVSQTVLLKGINDDPAVLTELMRSFVENRIKPYYLHHPDLAPGTSHFRLTIEEGQRIVSALRGHVSGLCQPTYVLDIPGGHGKATIGRNAAEKTRDGCYSVSDFNGNDHIYPPAASGSD; encoded by the coding sequence ATGACAAGGCTTGAAACCATCAAGACACCGGAAGCGCTTCTCGAAGCGGGGCTGATCGAAGCCGAAGCGCTCGAGGGCCTGCGCGCGGTGACGCAGCGTTATGCGCTCGCCATCACACCAACGGTTGCCGGGCTGATGGACAGTCGCGATCCGCAGGATCCGATCGCCCGGCAATTCGTGCCTGATCTGGCCGAACTCGTTCATCTTCCCGAAGAACGCGACGACCCGATCGGCGATGACGCCCATAGCCCTGTCCACGGCATCGTTCACCGTTATCCCGACCGCGTGCTTTTAAAGGCAGTGCATGTCTGCCCGGTCTATTGCCGTTTCTGTTTCCGCCGCGAAATGGTCGGCCCGCAGGGCAACGGCATGATGAGCCCGGAAGAGCTGGATGCCGCATTCGCCTACATAAAGGCCAACCCGGCCATCTGGGAGGTCATCCTCACCGGCGGCGATCCTCTGGTTCTCTCACCGCGACGATTGTCGGACCTGATGAAACGCCTGCGGGACATCCCGCACGTCAAGATCGTCCGTTTCCATACCCGCGTGCCGGTTGTCGATCCCGATCGCATCGACGCGCCACTGATCGAGGCACTGAAGGCAAGCGGCAAGACCACCTATGTCGCCCTGCACGCCAATCACGCTCGCGAACTCGGCGACGCGGCCAGAGGCGCCTGCGCACGGTTGATCGATGCCGGCATCGCCATGGTCAGCCAGACCGTGCTTTTGAAGGGCATCAACGATGATCCGGCGGTTCTCACCGAATTGATGCGCAGCTTCGTCGAAAACCGCATCAAGCCCTATTATCTGCACCACCCCGATCTTGCTCCAGGCACAAGCCATTTCCGGCTGACGATCGAAGAGGGTCAGCGAATCGTTTCCGCCTTGCGGGGGCATGTCTCCGGTCTTTGTCAGCCGACCTACGTCCTCGACATTCCCGGCGGTCACGGCAAGGCAACGATCGGCCGAAATGCGGCCGAAAAAACGCGCGACGGCTGTTACTCTGTCTCAGACTTCAACGGAAACGATCATATTTACCCGCCGGCGGCATCCGGCAGCGATTAA
- a CDS encoding Lrp/AsnC ligand binding domain-containing protein, producing MKPIFVQLQCVPGKTYDVADAIYKTELVSELYSTSGEYDLMLKIYLPQEEDIGKFINENIVNIPGIVRSLTTLTFTAF from the coding sequence GTGAAGCCCATTTTTGTTCAGCTTCAATGCGTGCCCGGCAAGACCTATGATGTCGCCGACGCCATTTATAAAACCGAACTGGTTTCGGAGCTTTATTCCACCAGCGGCGAATATGATCTGATGCTGAAAATCTATCTTCCGCAGGAAGAGGATATCGGCAAATTCATCAACGAGAACATCGTCAATATTCCAGGTATCGTCCGCTCGCTGACGACGCTGACCTTCACCGCGTTCTGA